The following coding sequences are from one Acomys russatus chromosome 16, mAcoRus1.1, whole genome shotgun sequence window:
- the Slc46a1 gene encoding proton-coupled folate transporter — translation MEGRESPVGSSRRLPAAAAVLFRGPVEPLVFLGNFALALQGPLTTQYLWHRFSTELGYNGTRHRGNCGNQSEDPIMKEVETLTSHWTLYMNIGGFLVGLFWSTLLGAWSDRVGRRPLLVLASLGLLLEAVVSIFVVQLGLHVGFFVLGRVLCALLGNFNGLLAASFASVADVSSDHSRTFRMALLEACIGVAGTLASLLGGPWLRAQGYANPFWLALALLILMTLYAAFCFGETVKEPKSARLFTLRHHRAIVQLYVIPAPEKSRKHLALYSLAIFVVVTVHFGAQDILTLYELSTPLCWDSKLVGYGSAAQHLPYLTSLLGLKLLQYCLPDAWVAEIGLAFNILGMVVFAFATITPLMFTGYGLLFLSLVITPVMRAKLSKLVGESEQGALFSAVACVNSLAMLMASGIFNSLYPATLNWMKGFPFLLGAGLLFVPAILIGVLEKANPRPEFQHFPHCS, via the exons ATGGAGGGGCGTGAAAGCCCCGTGGGCTCGTCCCGTAGGCTGCCCGCCGCGGCGGCCGTGCTGTTCCGCGGCCCCGTGGAGCCCCTCGTCTTCCTGGGCAACTTTGCCCTGGCCCTGCAGGGCCCGCTCACCACACAGTACCTGTGGCACCGATTCAGCACCGAGCTCGGCTACAATGGCACCCGCCACCGGGGGAACTGCGGGAACCAAAGCGAGGACCCCATCATGAAG GAAGTGGAGACCCTGACTTCCCACTGGACCCTCTACATGAACATAGGAGGCTTCTTGGTGGGACTCTTCTGGTCCACCCTGCTGGGAGCCTGGAGTGACCGCGTGGGTCGCCGCCCACTGCTGGTGCTAGCCTCTCTCGGTCTGCTTCTCGAAGCCGTGGTGTCCATCTTTGTAGTGCAGCTAGGGCTGCACGTCGGCTTCTTCGTGCTTGGCCGAGTCCTTTGTGCCCTCCTGGGAAACTTCAATGGCCTCCTTGCTGCTAGCTTTGCCTCTGTGGCGGATGTTAGCTCTGACCACAGTCGCACCTTCCGCATGGCTCTACTGGAAGCATGTATTGGTGTGGCCGGGACCCTGGCAAGCCTTCTCGGAGGTCCCTGGCTCCGGGCCCAGGGTTATGCTAACCCCTTCTGGCTGGCTTTGGCCCTGCTGATCCTCATGACTCTATATGCCGCATTCTGTTTTGGTGAGACAGTGAAGGAGCCAAAGTCCGCCAGGCTTTTCACTCTCCGCCATCACCGAGCCATTGTCCAGCTGTATGTGATCCCAGCCCCCGAGAAGTCCAGGAAGCATCTAGCCCTGTACTCATTAGCCATATTCGTGGTGGTCACTGTGCACTTTGGAGCTCAAGACATCCTGACACTCTATGAGCTTAGCACGCCCCTCTGCTGGGACTCCAAGCTGGTTGGCTACGGCTCTGCAGCCCAGCACCTGCCCTACCTCACCAGCCTGCTGGGTCTAAAACTTCTGCAATACTGCCTGCCCGACGCCTGGGTGGCTGAGATTGGCCTGGCCTTCAACATCCTGGGAATGGTGGTCTTTGCGTTTGCTACCATCACACCTCTCATGTTCACAG GCTATGGATTGCTTTTCTTGTCATTGGTAATCACACCTGTCATGCGGGCCAAGCTCTCCAAGCTGGTGGGCGAGTCGGAGCAGG gagCTCTGTTTTCTGCTGTGGCCTGTGTGAATAGCTTGGCCatgctgatggcttctggcatCTTCAACTCGCTCTACCCAGCCACGCTGAACTGGATGAAAGGATTCCCCTTCCTCCTGGGAGCCGGCCTCCTCTTCGTCCCAGCCATTCTGATCGG GGTTTTGGAGAAGGCTAACCCACGCCCTGAATTTCAGCACTTTCCCCATTGCTCCTGA